One genomic segment of Hordeum vulgare subsp. vulgare chromosome 2H, MorexV3_pseudomolecules_assembly, whole genome shotgun sequence includes these proteins:
- the LOC123427256 gene encoding pentatricopeptide repeat-containing protein At3g53360, mitochondrial, with the protein MQNPNGTILQLYHSGRLSAALHAFQSLPSSPTPTPLSTATYAALVAACSRLRSLCHGRLVHHHLIASPDAGLARNTVLNNHLITMYGRCAAPDSARLVFDEMPAKNPVSWASVIAAHAQNRRSADALVLFSSMLRAGTMPDQFALGSAVRACAELGDVVVGRQVHAQAMKCGTGSDLIVQNALVTMYSKSGFVGDGYLLFTRMREKDLISWGSIIAGFAQQGCEMEALQIFRDMVAEGLHHPNQFHFGSVFSACGVLGSLEYGEQIHSLSVKYRLDCNSYAGCSLSDMYARCKKLESARKVFYGIDAPDLVSWNSIINACSVEGLLSEAMVLFSDMRDSGLRPDGITIRGLLCACVGCDALQHGRLIHSYLLKLGLDGDITVCNSLLSMYARCMDFSSAMDVFHETKDRDVVTWNSILTACVQHQHLEVVFELFNLLQRSVRSLDGISLNNVLSASAELGYLEMVKQVHAYTFKVGLVNNTMLSNGLIDTYAKCGSLDDAAKHFEMMGTNCDVFSWSSLIVGYAQSGYARKALDLFAMMRNLGIRPNHVTFVGVLTACSRVGFVDEGCYYYSIMEPEHGILPTREHCSCVIDLLSRAGRLTEAAKFVDQMPFEPDIVMWKTLLAASKTHNDVEMGKRAAEGILNIDPSHSAAYVLLCNIYAASGDWSEFARLKKAMRSSGVKKSPGKSWVKLKGELKVFIVEDRSHPESEEIYTMLDIVGMEMIKAGYVPKLPCQYTSFDHTNSELSDEEMITEYG; encoded by the coding sequence ATGCAGAACCCCAATGGCACCATCCTCCAGCTCTACCACTCGGGCCGTCTATCTGCCGCCCTCCACGCCTTCCAGTCGCTCCCCTCCTCGCCTACTCCCACTCCTCTTTCCACCGCCACATACGCCGCCCTCGTCGCCGCATGCTCCCGCCTCCGCTCCCTCTGCCACGGCCGCCTCGTCCACCACCATTTGATTGCATCCCCCGACGCCGGACTTGCCCGAAATACTGTCCTCAACAACCACCTTATCACCATGTACGGCAGGTGCGCTGCCCCAGACTCTGCCCGCctggtgttcgacgaaatgcctgCCAAGAACCCTGTCTCCTGGGCATCTGTTATCGCGGCCCACGCGCAGAACAGACGCTCCGCTGATGCTCTCGTTCTGTTCTCTTCAATGCTACGGGCGGGGACTATGCCTGACCAGTTTGCGCTCGGTAGTGCTGTGCGCGCGTGCGCAGAGCTTGGGGACGTTGTTGTCGGGAGGCAGGTCCATGCACAGGCTATGAAGTGTGGGACTGGAAGTGACTTGATTGTGCAGAACGCACTTGTCACAATGTACTCCAAGAGCGGCTTTGTGGGGGATGGGTACTTGCTCTTCACGAGGATGAGGGAGAAAGACCTGATTTCGTGGGGGTCCATTATTGCAGGGTTTGCACAGCAAGGGTGCGAAATGGAGGCGTTGCAGATTTTCAGGGACATGGTTGCTGAGGGCCTGCATCATCCCAACCAGTTCCATTTTGGAAGCGTGTTTAGCGCTTGTGGGGTTCTGGGTAGTTTGGAGTATGGGGAGCAGATTCATAGCTTATCTGTGAAGTATAGACTAGATTGTAACTCGTACGCAGGTTGTTCATTGAGCGACATGTATGCCCGGTGCAAGAAGCTGGAGTCTGCAAGGAAAGTGTTTTATGGGATTGATGCTCCAGATTTGGTTTCTTGGAATTCAATAATCAATGCTTGCTCTGTTGAGGGTCTCCTTAGTGAGGCTATGGTACTGTTCTCTGATATGAGGGACTCTGGACTCAGGCCTGATGGCATTACCATTAGGGGCTTGTTATGTGCGTGTGTGGGCTGTGATGCTTTACAACATGGCAGATTGATCCACTCCTACTTGCTCAAATTGGGTTTGGATGGGGATATTACAGTATGCAACTCTTTACTCAGCATGTATGCGCGGTGTATGGATTTCTCCTCTGCGATGGATGTTTTTCATGAGACAAAAGATCGTGATGTTGTCACCTGGAACAGCATTCTTACTGCATGTGTACAGCACCAGCATCTGGAAGTAGTCTTTGAATTGTTCAACCTTTTGCAGAGGTCGGTGCGGAGTCTGGATGGGATCAGCTTAAAcaatgttctgagtgcttctgccGAGTTGGGTTACCTTGAAATGGTGAAACAGGTCCATGCATACACCTTCAAAGTAGGTTTGGTGAACAATACGATGCTGAGCAATGGTCTAATTGATACCTATGCAAAATGTGGAAGTTTAGATGATGCCGCAAAGCACTTTGAAATGATGGGCACCAACTGTGACGTGTTCTCTTGGAGCAGTTTGATTGTTGGCTATGCCCAATCTGGTTATGCAAGGAAAGCACTTGATTTATTtgctatgatgagaaacttgggaATCAGGCCAAATCATGTAACATTTGTTGGCGTTCTCACAGCATGCAGCCGTGTTGGCTTTGTTGATGAAGGCTGCTATTACTACAGTATTATGGAGCCTGAACATGGCATTCTTCCAACAAGAGAGCATTGTTCATGTGTCATTGACTTGTTATCACGTGCTGGGAGACTAACTGAAGCAGCAAAATTTGTTGATCAAATGCCATTTGAGCCCGATATTGTGATGTGGAAGACCCTGCTTGCTGCTAGCAAAAcacataatgatgtggagatgggAAAGAGGGCAGCAGAAGGCATTTTGAATATTGATCCTTCCCATTCCGCTGCCTATGTCTTATTGTGCAACATATATGCTGCTTCTGGTGATTGGAGTGAGTTTGCAAGATTGAAGAAGGCAATGAGAAGCAGTGGTGTTAAGAAATCACCAGGGAAGAGTTGGGTTAAGCTAAAGGGGGAGCTAAAAGTCTTTATAGTGGAGGACAGATCACATCCAGAGTCTGAGGAAATTTACACAATGCTTGATATAGTTGGAATGGAAATGATAAAAGCTGGTTATGTTCCAAAGCTGCCATGTCAATATACTAGTTTTGATCATACAAATAGTGAATTGTCAGATGAAGAAATGATAACAGAATATGGTTGA
- the LOC123427257 gene encoding UDP-xylose transporter 1-like: protein MTAGLQLGVIGSLALSVASSVAIVICNKALISTLGFPFATTLTSWHLMVTYCTLHVAQRLHFFEPKAIDGHTVILFGFLNGTSIGLLNLSLGFNSIGFYQMTKLAIIPFTVLLETIFLNKRFSETIKLSLMVLLLGVGIASVTDLELNLLGSVLSGLAIATTCVGQILTNTIQKKLKVSSTQLLYQSAPYQAAILFATGPFVDQLLTNRSVFAHKYTTPVVGFIILSCLIAVSVNFSTFLVIGTTSPVTYQVLGHLKTCLVLSFGYTLLHDPFTMKNILGILVAIFGMALYSFFSVRESKKKSTNDALPVSQMPDKETEPLLATKDSSDIKKANGVSHGC, encoded by the exons ATGACGGCTGGTTTACAGCTCGGCGTGATCGGATCTCTCGCGCTCTCTGTTGCATCTTCAGTTGCCATTGTCATCTGCAACAAAGCTCTCATCAGCACACTTGGTTTCCCATTCG CTACAACATTAACAAGCTGGCATCTCATGGTGACCTACTGCACCCTCCATGTGGCACAACGCTTACATTTTTTTGAGCCCAAGGCAATTGATGGACATACAGTGATCCTCTTTGGGTTTCTGAACGGCACCTCAATTGGACTTCTAAATCTTAGTTTaggattcaactccattggattcTACCAG ATGACAAAACTGGCCATCATACCTTTCACTGTGCTGTTGGAGACAATCTTTCTGAACAAAAGATTCAG CGAGACTATCAAGCTCTCTCTTATGGTCTTACTTCTTGGAGTAGGCATCGCATCAGTTACAGATCTCGAGCTAAATCTACTTGGGTCCGTCCTTTCTGGCCTCGCCATCGCCACCACTTGTGTTGGCCAAATT CTCACAAACACAATACAGAAGAAATTGAAGGTCTCCTCAACGCAGCTTCTGTACCAATCTGCACCATACCAAGCAGCAATTTTGTTCGCGACCGGCCCGTTTGTGGATCAACTCCTTACAAACCGCAGTGTCTTCGCCCACAAATACACCACTCCAGTTGTG GGTTTCATCATCCTGTCTTGCCTGATTGCGGTGTCGGTGAACTTCAGTACATTTCTCGTGATCGGAACGACGTCTCCAGTGACATACCAGGTGCTTGGCCACCTTAAGACATGCCTGGTTCTCTCATTTGGCTACACTCTACTACACGATCCTTTCACCATGAAGAACATATTAGGCATTCTGGTCGCCATATTTGGTATGGCATTGTATTCCTTTTTCTCAGTCAGGGAGAGCAAGAAGAAGTCAACAAATGATGCTCTGCCAGTTTCACAG ATGCCAGATAAGGAGACTGAACCACTTTTGGCAACCAAAGACAGCAGTGATATCAAGAAGGCAAATGGTGTATCTCACGGCTGCTAA